Proteins from one Anthonomus grandis grandis chromosome 8, icAntGran1.3, whole genome shotgun sequence genomic window:
- the LOC126739944 gene encoding putative ankyrin repeat protein RF_0381 isoform X3, producing the protein MDLVTGIIDIFDSLENGRACRLCMKQCENPVRIKTCGHYFCTNCLESSKKDHNCPDCNEFYEVQHLDYDNIMLLCNEKLLELCELLEEASNVIPKDTNKKDSNTITIPKSCQVLHTLLYHGNTYHINFIEKPAKRNAKGETLLHLACKKQKFNQVRDLVESKVDINAKDYAGWAPLHEAIQTGNLEIVEYLLKKKCLINIPGPEYTTPLHQAASANNVEMVQLLLKYGADKNMVDYTGLKPEDCTKFQPLLDILKGTMFLKQCFVFRQYD; encoded by the exons ATGGATTTAGTAACAGGCATAATAGACATTTTTGACTCTTTAGAAAACGGCCGAGCCTGTCGCCTGTGCATGAAACAATGTGAAAACCCCGTTCGAATTAAAACGTGTGGCCACTATTTTTGCACGAATTGCTTGGAATCCTCGAAAAAAGACCACAATTGCCCGGACTGTAATGAGTTTTACGAAGTCCAGCATCTGGACTACGATAATATAATGCTTCTTTGTAACGAGAAATTACTAGAACTGTGTGAATTGCTTGAAGAGGCTAGCAATGTTATCCCTAAAGATACAAATAAAAAGGATTCCAATACGATAACTATTCCGAAATCTTGTCAGGTACTACATACCCTATTATATCATGGAAATACTTATCATATCAACTTTATCGAGAAACCAGCAAAGAGAAATGCCAAAGGTGAGACCCTACTACATTTGGcatgtaaaaaacaaaagtttaatcAAGTGAGGGACTTGGTTGAGTCCAAAGTGGATATTAATGCTAAGGACTATGCTGGGTGGGCTCCATTA CATGAAGCAATCCAAACTGGGAACCTCGAGATCGTAGAATATCTCTTGAAAAAGAAGTGCCTGATAAACATTCCAGGACCAGAGTACACGACTCCTTTGCACCAAGCTGCTTCTGCTAATAATGTAGAAATGGTACAATTGCTATTAAAATATGGGGCAGATAAAAATATGGTGGATTACACAGGCCTTAAACCAGAAGattgcaccaaatttcaaccttTGTTGGATATATTGAAAG gTACTATGTTCCTGAAACAATGTTTTGTTTTCAGACAATATGACTGA
- the LOC126739944 gene encoding BRCA1-associated RING domain protein 1-like isoform X1, whose product MDLVTGIIDIFDSLENGRACRLCMKQCENPVRIKTCGHYFCTNCLESSKKDHNCPDCNEFYEVQHLDYDNIMLLCNEKLLELCELLEEASNVIPKDTNKKDSNTITIPKSCQVLHTLLYHGNTYHINFIEKPAKRNAKGETLLHLACKKQKFNQVRDLVESKVDINAKDYAGWAPLHEAIQTGNLEIVEYLLKKKCLINIPGPEYTTPLHQAASANNVEMVQLLLKYGADKNMVDYTGLKPEDCTKFQPLLDILKGECLTINGKTFEVFLPQQVCLYCHTVDDDVKVKLQCCKQLEVANKMDVKRNLTHFMIKTTHIMSFKILQAMLEGLQFVTQDMADNLIKGDCFINITEHTFLSTDPTLNKGIQKATMSSILKLPKLFDGINFYIEDHVKPVEIYHLKVEKEYLVKLIKAGGGKVLHRPPATRTCESEYTHPFFAPMGANTYSCCNFILYAHNNPPDLIYNMKELQHKTSKWFIDCIVKYEISD is encoded by the exons ATGGATTTAGTAACAGGCATAATAGACATTTTTGACTCTTTAGAAAACGGCCGAGCCTGTCGCCTGTGCATGAAACAATGTGAAAACCCCGTTCGAATTAAAACGTGTGGCCACTATTTTTGCACGAATTGCTTGGAATCCTCGAAAAAAGACCACAATTGCCCGGACTGTAATGAGTTTTACGAAGTCCAGCATCTGGACTACGATAATATAATGCTTCTTTGTAACGAGAAATTACTAGAACTGTGTGAATTGCTTGAAGAGGCTAGCAATGTTATCCCTAAAGATACAAATAAAAAGGATTCCAATACGATAACTATTCCGAAATCTTGTCAGGTACTACATACCCTATTATATCATGGAAATACTTATCATATCAACTTTATCGAGAAACCAGCAAAGAGAAATGCCAAAGGTGAGACCCTACTACATTTGGcatgtaaaaaacaaaagtttaatcAAGTGAGGGACTTGGTTGAGTCCAAAGTGGATATTAATGCTAAGGACTATGCTGGGTGGGCTCCATTA CATGAAGCAATCCAAACTGGGAACCTCGAGATCGTAGAATATCTCTTGAAAAAGAAGTGCCTGATAAACATTCCAGGACCAGAGTACACGACTCCTTTGCACCAAGCTGCTTCTGCTAATAATGTAGAAATGGTACAATTGCTATTAAAATATGGGGCAGATAAAAATATGGTGGATTACACAGGCCTTAAACCAGAAGattgcaccaaatttcaaccttTGTTGGATATATTGAAAGGTGAATGTTTAACTATTAATGGCAAAACTTTTGAGGTGTTTTTGCCTCAACAAGTTTGTCTTTATTGTCATACAGTAGATGATGATGTTAAAGTAAAATTACAGTGTTGCAAGCAGTTAGAAGTTGCAAATAAAATGGATGTAAAAAGAAACCTCACacattttatgattaaaacgACCCATATAATGTCTTTCAAAATTCTTCAAGCTATGCTAGAAGGGTTGCAGTTCGTAACGCAAGACATGGCAGATAATCTCATAAAAGGTGACTGTTTCATAAATATTACTGAGCACACTTTTCTATCAACTGATCCAACATTAAATAAAGGAATACAAAAAGCTACAATGAGTTCTATTCTAAAACTGCCAAAGCTTTTTGATGGCATCAATTTTTATATCGAAGACCATGTAAAACCTGTGGAAATATACCATTTAAAA gtGGAGAAGGAGTATTTGGTTAAACTGATAAAGGCTGGTGGTGGAAAGGTGTTACACAGACCTCCAGCCACCCGAACTTGTGAAAGTGAATACACACACCCCTTTTTTGCGCCTATGGGGGCAAACACATACAGCtgttgcaattttattttgtacgCTCACAATAATCCCCCCGATTTAATTTACAACATGAAGGAGTTGCAGCATAAAACTTCTAAGTGGTTCATTGATTGTATTGTGAAATATGAGATCAGTGATTGA
- the LOC126739944 gene encoding uncharacterized protein LOC126739944 isoform X2 → MDLVTGIIDIFDSLENGRACRLCMKQCENPVRIKTCGHYFCTNCLESSKKDHNCPDCNEFYEVQHLDYDNIMLLCNEKLLELCELLEEASNVIPKDTNKKDSNTITIPKSCQVLHTLLYHGNTYHINFIEKPAKRNAKGETLLHLACKKQKFNQVRDLVESKVDINAKDYAGWAPLHEAIQTGNLEIVEYLLKKKCLINIPGPEYTTPLHQAASANNVEMVQLLLKYGADKNMVDYTGLKPEDCTKFQPLLDILKDNMTDDNSQSNLSEDQGSNYSEYSKEVLGDSSTSDASNCNTPVAFTSRVTPSSCMSQDTTTSLSLRKKKQKDQEQILLERCLGVMSKTADSFEIFGDYVADEL, encoded by the exons ATGGATTTAGTAACAGGCATAATAGACATTTTTGACTCTTTAGAAAACGGCCGAGCCTGTCGCCTGTGCATGAAACAATGTGAAAACCCCGTTCGAATTAAAACGTGTGGCCACTATTTTTGCACGAATTGCTTGGAATCCTCGAAAAAAGACCACAATTGCCCGGACTGTAATGAGTTTTACGAAGTCCAGCATCTGGACTACGATAATATAATGCTTCTTTGTAACGAGAAATTACTAGAACTGTGTGAATTGCTTGAAGAGGCTAGCAATGTTATCCCTAAAGATACAAATAAAAAGGATTCCAATACGATAACTATTCCGAAATCTTGTCAGGTACTACATACCCTATTATATCATGGAAATACTTATCATATCAACTTTATCGAGAAACCAGCAAAGAGAAATGCCAAAGGTGAGACCCTACTACATTTGGcatgtaaaaaacaaaagtttaatcAAGTGAGGGACTTGGTTGAGTCCAAAGTGGATATTAATGCTAAGGACTATGCTGGGTGGGCTCCATTA CATGAAGCAATCCAAACTGGGAACCTCGAGATCGTAGAATATCTCTTGAAAAAGAAGTGCCTGATAAACATTCCAGGACCAGAGTACACGACTCCTTTGCACCAAGCTGCTTCTGCTAATAATGTAGAAATGGTACAATTGCTATTAAAATATGGGGCAGATAAAAATATGGTGGATTACACAGGCCTTAAACCAGAAGattgcaccaaatttcaaccttTGTTGGATATATTGAAAG ACAATATGACTGATGATAACTCACAAAGTAATTTATCAGAAGATCAAGGAAGTAATTATTCAGAGTATAGCAAAGAAGTTTTGGGAGACTCTTCAACGTCAGATGCTTCGAATTGCAACACTCCAGTGGCTTTTACATCACGTGTTACACCGTCATCTTGTATGTCTCAAGATACAACCACATCTTTAAGCTtgagaaaaaagaaacaaaaagacCAAGAGCAAATCTTGCTGGAACGATGTCTTGGAGTTATGTCGAAGACAGCAGAttcctttgaaatatttggagACTATGTGGCGGATGAATTGTGA